The following coding sequences lie in one Cronobacter universalis NCTC 9529 genomic window:
- the mutL gene encoding DNA mismatch repair endonuclease MutL, whose protein sequence is MPIQVLPPQLANQIAAGEVVERPASVVKELVENSLDAGATRIDIDIERGGAKLIRIRDNGAGIKKDELALALARHATSKIASLDDLEAIISLGFRGEALASISSVSRLTLTSRTADQQEAWQAYAEGRDMEVTVKPAAHPVGTTLEVLDLFYNTPARRKFMRTEKTEFTHIDEVVRRIALARFDVTINLSHNGKMMRQYRAVQGNAPRERRLGSICGPAFLEQALAIEWQHGDLALRGWVAEPKATTAALAEIQYCYVNGRMMRDRLINHAIRQACEDKLGIDQQPAYVLYLEIDPHQVDVNVHPAKHEVRFHQSRLVHDFIYQGVVSVLQQRAANPLSLDEPAEDAPRWQPENRVAAGKNQFADPAPRERERATIRESDAPRYASGGASAGGGTGAGRSGASNGGWPNATPGYQKQQGALYKQLLETPAVTPPPAAPATAATREAVPPVPALDGHSHSFGRVLTLVSENVALLERDGKLMLLALSVAERCLKQAQLLPGDEAPCAQPLLIPVRLKISGDEREVMTRAQPQLARLGIETVLDGHHVTIRAVPLPLRQQNLQILIPELIGYLAQQPNADDAAVAGWLARHLVIAQPWSVAQAIATLAELERLCPQMVKTPPGGLLQLIDLQPAMNALTHE, encoded by the coding sequence ATGCCGATTCAGGTTCTGCCGCCGCAGCTTGCGAACCAGATCGCCGCGGGCGAGGTGGTGGAGCGCCCTGCGTCGGTCGTGAAAGAGCTGGTGGAAAACAGCCTCGACGCGGGCGCCACGCGTATTGACATCGATATCGAGCGTGGCGGCGCGAAGCTTATCCGCATTCGCGATAACGGCGCTGGCATTAAAAAAGACGAGCTGGCGCTGGCGCTGGCGCGTCACGCCACCAGTAAAATCGCCTCGCTGGACGATCTCGAAGCCATTATCAGCCTCGGCTTTCGCGGCGAAGCGCTGGCCAGTATCAGCTCGGTATCGCGTCTCACGCTGACCTCACGCACCGCCGACCAGCAGGAAGCCTGGCAGGCGTACGCCGAAGGCCGCGATATGGAGGTGACCGTCAAACCGGCGGCGCACCCGGTCGGCACGACGCTGGAAGTGCTGGATCTGTTCTACAACACCCCCGCGCGGCGCAAATTTATGCGCACCGAGAAAACCGAATTCACGCACATTGACGAAGTGGTGCGGCGTATCGCGCTGGCGCGCTTTGACGTGACGATTAATCTCAGCCACAACGGCAAAATGATGCGCCAGTATCGGGCCGTGCAGGGCAATGCGCCGCGCGAACGCCGTCTTGGCAGCATTTGCGGCCCGGCGTTTCTTGAGCAGGCGCTGGCTATCGAGTGGCAGCACGGCGATCTGGCGCTGCGCGGTTGGGTGGCGGAGCCGAAAGCCACCACGGCGGCGCTGGCCGAAATCCAGTACTGCTATGTGAATGGCCGTATGATGCGCGACCGGTTGATTAATCACGCGATTCGCCAGGCCTGCGAAGATAAGCTCGGCATCGATCAGCAGCCTGCCTATGTGCTGTATCTGGAAATCGATCCGCATCAGGTGGATGTGAATGTGCATCCGGCCAAGCATGAGGTGCGTTTCCACCAGTCGCGGCTGGTGCACGATTTTATCTATCAGGGTGTGGTGAGCGTGCTGCAGCAGCGGGCGGCAAACCCGCTCTCGCTTGATGAACCTGCCGAAGACGCGCCGCGCTGGCAGCCGGAAAACCGCGTCGCGGCGGGCAAAAACCAGTTTGCCGACCCGGCGCCGCGCGAGCGTGAGCGCGCAACCATTCGCGAAAGCGACGCGCCGCGCTATGCTTCCGGCGGTGCGTCAGCGGGCGGCGGTACAGGCGCCGGGCGCAGCGGCGCCAGCAACGGCGGCTGGCCGAATGCGACGCCGGGCTACCAGAAACAGCAAGGCGCGTTGTATAAGCAATTGCTGGAGACGCCCGCGGTGACGCCGCCGCCTGCCGCGCCCGCGACTGCCGCGACGCGTGAAGCAGTGCCGCCTGTGCCTGCGCTGGACGGGCATTCGCACAGTTTTGGACGCGTACTGACGCTGGTGTCGGAAAACGTGGCGCTACTGGAGCGCGACGGTAAGCTAATGCTGCTGGCCTTAAGCGTGGCGGAGCGTTGTCTCAAACAGGCGCAGCTGTTGCCAGGTGATGAAGCGCCCTGCGCGCAGCCGCTGCTGATTCCGGTTCGTCTGAAAATTTCCGGCGATGAGCGCGAGGTGATGACGCGCGCGCAGCCGCAACTGGCGCGTCTGGGGATTGAAACCGTGCTCGATGGGCATCATGTGACAATTCGTGCAGTGCCTTTACCCTTACGCCAACAAAATTTACAAATCTTGATTCCTGAACTGATAGGCTACCTGGCGCAGCAACCAAACGCTGACGATGCCGCTGTTGCCGGATGGCTTGCCCGCCATTTGGTCATCGCGCAACCGTGGAGCGTCGCGCAAGCCATCGCGACGCTGGCGGAGCTCGAAAGGCTGTGTCCGCAGATGGTGAAAACGCCGCCGGGTGGTTTATTGCAACTTATTGATTTACAACCGGCGATGAATGCCCTGACACATGAATGA
- the miaA gene encoding tRNA (adenosine(37)-N6)-dimethylallyltransferase MiaA, translating into MNDVSNTGLPKAIFLMGPTASGKTALAIRLRQTLPVELISVDSALVYKGMDIGTAKPDAHELSQAPHRLLDIIDPAQAYSAADFRRDALKAMAEIVAAGRIPLLVGGTMLYFKALLEGLSPLPSADPAIRAEIERQAAEQGWDALHRKLQDIDPVAAQRIHPNDPQRLSRALEVFFISGKTLTELTQTSGEALPYQVHQFAIAPASRELLHQRIEQRFHQMLASGFEAEVRALFARGDLHTDMPSVRCVGYRQMWSYLAGEISYDEMVYRGICATRQLAKRQMTWLRGWEGVHWLDSEMPEQAYSDVLQVIGAKQQ; encoded by the coding sequence ATGAATGATGTAAGTAATACCGGCCTTCCGAAGGCGATTTTTCTGATGGGGCCGACAGCTTCCGGCAAAACGGCGTTAGCCATTCGCCTGCGCCAGACGCTGCCGGTGGAGTTGATTAGCGTGGATTCCGCGCTGGTTTATAAGGGCATGGATATCGGCACCGCCAAGCCTGATGCGCACGAATTGTCGCAGGCGCCGCACCGCTTGCTGGATATTATCGATCCCGCGCAGGCTTACTCCGCGGCCGATTTCCGCCGCGATGCGCTAAAAGCGATGGCGGAGATTGTCGCCGCCGGGCGCATACCGCTGCTGGTAGGCGGCACCATGCTCTACTTTAAGGCGCTGCTGGAAGGGCTTTCGCCGCTTCCGTCAGCGGATCCGGCCATCAGAGCGGAAATTGAACGACAGGCAGCAGAGCAGGGGTGGGACGCATTACACCGCAAGCTTCAGGATATCGACCCTGTCGCGGCGCAGCGAATCCATCCCAACGATCCGCAAAGGCTTTCCCGGGCACTGGAAGTTTTTTTCATTTCGGGTAAAACTTTAACGGAACTGACGCAGACGTCAGGAGAAGCTCTGCCCTATCAGGTGCATCAGTTCGCCATCGCCCCGGCGAGCCGTGAACTGCTCCATCAGCGCATTGAGCAGCGTTTTCACCAGATGTTAGCTTCAGGTTTTGAGGCAGAAGTCCGGGCGTTATTTGCCCGTGGAGATTTGCATACGGACATGCCTTCCGTTCGTTGCGTGGGATACCGGCAGATGTGGTCTTATCTGGCGGGCGAAATCTCATACGACGAAATGGTTTATCGAGGTATTTGCGCCACGAGACAGTTAGCGAAGCGGCAAATGACCTGGCTGCGCGGTTGGGAAGGCGTACACTGGCTCGACAGTGAAATGCCTGAACAGGCGTACAGCGATGTGTTACAGGTTATTGGTGCGAAGCAACAATGA
- the hflK gene encoding FtsH protease activity modulator HflK, with product MAWNQPGNNGQDRDPWGSSKPGGNSGGNKGGREQGPPDLDDIFRKLSKKLGGIGGGKGGGSSQEPRSPVGGRIVGIVAAAAVILWAVTGFYTIKEAERGVVTRFGKFSHLVEPGLNWKPTFIDEVVPVNVEAVRELAASGIMLTSDENVVRVEMNVQYRVTDPQRYLFSVANADDSLRQATDSALRGVIGKYTMDRILTEGRTVIRSDTQRELEETIRPYNMGITLLDVNFQAARPPEEVKAAFDDAIAARENEQQYIREAEAYTNEVQPRANGQAQRILEEARAYKTQTVLEAQGEVARFAKILPEYKAAPEITRERLYIETMEKVLSHTRKVLVNDKGGNLMVLPLDQMLKGGSAPAASDDNNSGNPLLRLPPVSGSGNSGASNSASSGRGDIMDQRRANAQRNDYQREGSE from the coding sequence ATGGCGTGGAATCAGCCCGGTAATAACGGACAGGACCGCGACCCGTGGGGAAGCAGCAAGCCTGGCGGCAACTCTGGGGGAAATAAAGGCGGTCGCGAGCAGGGGCCGCCGGATCTGGATGATATCTTCCGTAAGCTCAGTAAAAAGCTGGGCGGCATTGGCGGTGGTAAAGGCGGCGGCTCTTCGCAGGAGCCGCGCAGCCCGGTCGGCGGACGCATTGTGGGTATCGTCGCGGCGGCTGCGGTCATCTTATGGGCCGTCACCGGGTTCTATACCATTAAAGAAGCTGAGCGCGGCGTTGTGACGCGTTTTGGCAAATTCAGTCATCTGGTTGAGCCTGGTCTTAACTGGAAACCGACCTTTATCGATGAAGTGGTGCCGGTGAACGTGGAAGCCGTGCGCGAGCTGGCCGCCTCCGGCATCATGCTGACGTCTGACGAAAACGTAGTGCGCGTTGAGATGAACGTGCAGTACCGCGTCACCGATCCGCAGCGCTATCTCTTTAGCGTCGCCAACGCGGACGACAGCCTGCGTCAGGCCACCGACAGCGCCCTGCGCGGCGTTATCGGCAAATACACCATGGACCGCATTCTGACGGAAGGCCGTACCGTTATCCGTAGCGATACTCAGCGCGAACTGGAAGAGACCATTCGTCCGTACAACATGGGCATCACGCTGCTGGACGTTAACTTCCAGGCTGCTCGCCCGCCGGAAGAGGTGAAAGCCGCGTTTGACGACGCGATTGCCGCCCGTGAAAACGAGCAGCAGTACATTCGTGAAGCGGAAGCGTACACCAACGAAGTGCAGCCGCGTGCGAACGGTCAGGCGCAGCGTATTCTGGAAGAGGCCCGCGCGTATAAAACGCAGACTGTCCTGGAAGCCCAGGGTGAAGTGGCGCGCTTTGCGAAGATCCTGCCGGAATACAAAGCCGCGCCGGAAATCACCCGCGAGCGTCTGTATATCGAAACCATGGAAAAAGTGCTGAGCCACACCCGTAAAGTGCTGGTCAACGATAAAGGCGGAAACCTGATGGTGCTGCCGCTGGATCAGATGCTGAAAGGCGGCTCCGCGCCTGCCGCGAGCGACGACAACAACAGCGGCAACCCGCTGCTGCGTCTGCCGCCGGTCTCAGGCAGCGGCAACAGCGGCGCGAGCAACAGCGCGTCTTCTGGCCGTGGCGATATTATGGATCAACGCCGTGCCAACGCGCAGCGTAACGATTACCAGCGCGAAGGGAGTGAATAA
- the hfq gene encoding RNA chaperone Hfq, whose translation MAKGQSLQDPFLNALRRERVPVSIYLVNGIKLQGQIESFDQFVILLKNTVSQMVYKHAISTVVPSRPVSHHSNNAGGGSSNYHHSNNAQPSSAASQDSEDAE comes from the coding sequence ATGGCTAAGGGGCAATCTTTGCAAGATCCGTTCCTCAACGCGCTGCGTCGGGAACGTGTTCCAGTTTCTATTTATTTGGTGAATGGTATTAAGCTGCAAGGTCAGATTGAATCTTTCGATCAGTTCGTGATCCTGTTGAAAAACACGGTCAGCCAGATGGTTTATAAGCACGCGATCTCGACCGTGGTGCCGTCTCGTCCGGTTTCTCACCATAGCAACAACGCGGGTGGCGGTTCCAGTAACTACCATCACAGCAACAACGCACAGCCATCTTCCGCTGCCTCTCAGGATAGCGAAGACGCCGAGTAA
- the hflX gene encoding ribosome rescue GTPase HflX: MFDRYDAGEQAVLVHIYFTQDKDMEDLQEFESLVSSAGVEALQVITGSRKAPHPKYFVGEGKAVEIADAVKATGASVVLFDHALTPAQERNLERLCECRVLDRTGLILDIFAQRARTHEGKLQVELAQLRHLATRLVRGWTHLERQKGGIGLRGPGETQLETDRRLLRNRITQILSRLERVEKQREQGRRSRTKADIPTVSLVGYTNAGKSTLFNQITTAEVYAADQLFATLDPTLRRIDVADVGETVLADTVGFIRHLPHDLVAAFKATLQETRQATLLLHVIDAADVRMAENIEAVNTVLEEIDAHEIPTLLVMNKVDMLEDFEPRIDRNDENLPIRVWLSAQTGAGVPLLFQALTERLSGEIVQRALRLPPEAGRLRSRFYQLQAIEKEWMEEDGCVGLQVRMPIVDWRRLCKQEPALVDYVV, from the coding sequence TTGTTTGACCGTTATGATGCCGGTGAGCAGGCGGTGCTGGTACACATCTATTTTACGCAAGACAAAGATATGGAAGACCTCCAGGAGTTCGAATCCCTGGTCTCTTCCGCCGGTGTCGAAGCATTACAGGTGATTACCGGTAGCCGTAAAGCGCCGCACCCAAAGTATTTTGTTGGTGAAGGTAAAGCCGTTGAGATTGCCGATGCAGTCAAAGCCACTGGGGCGTCAGTTGTCCTTTTTGATCATGCGTTGACCCCGGCCCAGGAACGTAACCTGGAGCGTCTGTGCGAGTGTCGCGTTCTCGACCGCACCGGCCTGATTCTTGATATTTTCGCCCAGCGTGCGCGTACCCATGAAGGTAAGCTGCAGGTTGAGCTGGCGCAGCTGCGCCATTTAGCCACGCGACTGGTGCGCGGCTGGACCCACCTTGAACGCCAGAAAGGCGGTATCGGCCTGCGCGGCCCGGGTGAAACCCAGCTGGAAACCGACCGTCGTTTACTGCGTAACCGTATTACTCAGATCCTCTCGCGGCTGGAGCGCGTCGAGAAGCAGCGAGAGCAGGGACGTCGGTCGCGCACCAAAGCCGATATTCCCACCGTCTCTCTGGTGGGCTACACCAACGCCGGCAAATCCACCCTGTTTAACCAAATCACCACGGCTGAGGTGTATGCAGCGGATCAGCTGTTCGCCACGCTTGACCCGACGTTGCGCCGCATAGATGTCGCGGATGTCGGCGAAACGGTGCTGGCGGATACGGTCGGGTTTATCCGCCATCTGCCGCACGATCTCGTCGCCGCGTTTAAAGCCACGCTGCAGGAGACGCGTCAGGCGACGCTGCTGCTGCATGTGATCGACGCCGCGGATGTGCGCATGGCGGAAAACATCGAGGCGGTTAATACCGTGCTCGAAGAGATAGACGCCCACGAGATCCCGACGCTGCTGGTGATGAATAAAGTCGACATGCTGGAGGATTTCGAGCCGCGTATCGACAGGAACGATGAGAATTTGCCCATCCGCGTGTGGCTTTCCGCGCAGACGGGGGCGGGCGTGCCACTGCTTTTCCAGGCACTGACGGAACGTCTCTCCGGCGAAATAGTCCAGCGTGCGCTGCGTCTTCCGCCGGAAGCGGGGCGTCTGCGGAGCCGGTTTTACCAGCTTCAGGCGATCGAAAAAGAGTGGATGGAGGAGGACGGTTGCGTCGGGCTGCAGGTTCGCATGCCTATCGTTGACTGGCGTCGCCTCTGTAAACAGGAACCGGCATTGGTTGACTACGTGGTCTAA